A window of Gudongella oleilytica genomic DNA:
TGTGATAGCTCACAACAAAACCCTGGCATACCAGCTGGCAAGTGAATTCAGAGAGTACTTTCCAAATAGTTCAGTTGAATATTTCGTAAGCTATTATGACTACTATCAGCCTGAAGCCTATGTTCCCCAGACAGACACATACATTGAAAAAGATTCATCCATCAATGATCAGATAGACAAGCTCAGGCACTCAGCCACCATGGCGTTGTTTGAAAGACGGGATGTTATTATTGTTGCCTCAGTATCCTGTATCTACGGTTTGGGAGATCCGATCGATTATGAAAACCTGGTGGTTTCACTTAGACCCGGCATGCAGCGGGATAGAGACGATGTCATGAGGCGGCTTGTAGATATTCAGTATATGAGAAACGACATAAACTTTGTAAGGGGCACCTTCAGGGTAAGAGGAGATACCTTGGAGATTTTTCCTGCATCCTCAGCAGAAAATACGATCAGGGTGGAGTTCTTCGGTGATGAGATCGAAAGGATATCCGAGGTGAACTATCTTACAGGCGAAGTCCTTGGCTACAGGACTCATGTCTCAATATTTCCAGCTTCCCACTTTGCCACAACGGATGAGAAGGTTCAAAGAGCCTTGATTTCCATTGAAAAAGAGCTGGAAGATAGATTAAGAGATCTTAGAGACAGAGACAAGCTTGTTGAAGCGCAAAGACTGGAGCAGAGAACCAGGTATGATCTGGAGATGCTACGAGAGATGGGATTTTGCTCAGGGATCGAAAACTATTCAAGACACCTCAGCGACCGTCAGGCAGGAAGCAGACCTTATACACTCATAGACTATTTTCCGGAGGATTTTCTGGTTATAATAGACGAGTCTCACGTCACCATACCTCAGATAAGGGGAATGTACGAAGGAGACAGGTCAAGAAAAACAACTCTTGTGGAGTATGGTTTCAGACTTCCATCAGCTCTTGACAACAGGCCACTAAAATTTGACGAGTTTGAAAAGCTGGTAAAACAAATAGTATATGTGTCAGCTACTCCTGGTCCTTACGAGCTTGAAAGAGCTCAAAATATGGTCGAACAGATAATACGTCCAACCGGTCTTCTGGATCCTGTAGTTGAGGTAAGGCCGACAGCTCATCAGATAGACGATCTGCTAAATGAGATCAGAACGGTTGTGACCAGAGAAGAAAGGGTTCTCGTTACTACGCTGACCAAGCGGATGGCTGAGGATCTGACAGATTATTTGAAGGAGGTTGGTGTGAAGGTCACCTACCTTCATTCAGATATCGACACCATTGAGAGAATGGAGATCATTAGAGATCTGAGGCTTGGAAAGCATGATGTCCTTGTAGGTATAAATCTTTTAAGGGAGGGGTTGGACCTGCCAGAAGTATCCCTAATAGCCATCCTCGATGCCGATAAGGAGGGGTTTCTTAGAAGTGAGACATCTCTTATTCAAACCATCGGAAGAGCAGCCAGAAACATTCAGGGCAGAGTTATCATGTATGGGGATAAAATAACAGGCTCCATGGAAAGAGCTATATCTGAGACCAACCGAAGACGACAGCTACAGCACGAGTATAATATAAAGAACAATATAACTCCCAGATCAATTGTAAAGGGAGTTAGAAAAATCATCGAAGCAACCTTGGTTGCAGAGGATCAGCCTGCATATGAAGGCAAGTTGGGCAGGGAAGAGATAGAAGCTATAATATCAGGCTTGGAAGCAGCCATGCTAAAGGCTGCGGAAGCACTTGAGTTCGAAAAAGCTGCAGATATAAGAGATAAGATAATAGAGCTCAGAAAGAGCATCAGAGACTGAGGTGACTGAGGTAAAATGACAAAGGATAAAATAGTAATAAGGGGAGCGAAGGTTCATAATCTAAAGAATATCAGCCTTGAGCTCCCAAGAGAAAAGTTCATAGTGTTTACCGGACTTAGCGGATCAGGGAAGTCATCCCTTGCATTCGATACGATATATGCTGAGGGGCAGAGAAGATACGTGGAGTCTCTGTCGAGCTATGCAAGACAGTTCCTTGGACAAATGGATAAGCCAGATGTAGAATATATTGAAGGTCTGTCACCATCCATCTCCATCGACCAGAAGACGACATCCAGAAATCCAAGGTCGACAGTTGGCACTGTTACAGAGATTTACGATTTTCTGCGTCTTCTTTATGCAAGGATCGGGATACCTTATTGCCATATTTGCGGAAAGGAGATCACAAGCCAGACCGTGGATCAGATGGTTGACAAGGTTATGTCATTGCCTGAGAGGACAAGGATACAGGTGCTTGCACCAGTCATCAGAGGTAAGAAGGGAGAACACGTAAAGCTCCTGGAACAGATAAGAAAAGACGGATTCATGAGGCTTTTCATCGACGGAGAGCTTATGGAGATAGATTCAGATATTAAGCTGGATAAAAACAAAAAACATAATATCGAGGTTGTAGTCGACAGACTGATAGTAAGGGAAGGAATAGTGGGCAGGCTTTCTGACTCCCTGGAAACTGCACTGGGTCTGGGTGATGGCCTGGTAATGGTTGACGTTATAGAGGGAGAGAGATTGACCTTCAGCCAAAAGCTCTCATGCCCTGACTGCGGGGTCTCAATAGAGGAAATATCGCCAAGAATGTTTTCCTTCAACAGTCCCTTTGGAATGTGTCCTACTTGTAATGGATTGGGTTTTCACAAGGAGATCGACAAGGAACTGGTACTGCCTAACCTGAATCTAAGCGTCAATGAGGGAGGAGTAGCACCATTCAGCAACTCCGCGGAGGATACCTATTATTATCAGATATTTAAAACCCTTGCTGAGGATAATGGATATGATATGGACAAGCCACTTTCAGAAGCGCCTCCAAAATTCATAGATGAGCTTCTTTATGGCACCAAAAGGAACATAAAGTTCACCTTCCTCAGTCATTTTGATGATGAGGGAAGACGGGAATATACCGGTACATTTGAAGGCGTTATAAATAATCTTCAGAGAAGATACCTGGAAACTCATTCCGACTACATGCGAAACAAGATAGAGGAGTATATGGCTGAAAATCCTTGTCCTGCATGCAAAGGGAAAAGGCTTAAGGATGAGGTATTGGCAATCAGGATCAATGGACTTAACATAACTGAATCCACCGAGCTTCCAGTTTCAAAGTCAATCGGGTTTTTCAGCGGTCTGAAGCTCTCCGACAAGGAAAAGCACATAGCAGAACAGGTCCTGAAGGAAATAAAGGAAAGGCTTCAATTCCTTATGGATGTTGGCCTTGATTACCTGACCCTTGCGAGAGCAGCAGGATCGCTGTCGGGGGGTGAAAGCCAGAGAATAAGATTAGCCACTCAAATAGGCTCAAGTCTGGTGGGAGTTATTTACGTACTGGATGAGCCCAGCATAGGTTTGCATCAGAGAGACAATTCCATGCTTCTTAAAACCTTGCGGAACCTCACCGATATCGGCAATACTCTTATAGTAGTGGAACACGACGAGGATACTATGTATGCAGCGGACCAGATCGTGGATATAGGGCCTGGAGCAGGTATCCACGGTGGATATATAGTTGCTCAGGGTACAGTTGAGGATATCAAGAATAATCCAAACTCCATAACTGGAAGTTATCTTTCGGGGAAACTTAAAATCCCGGTACCGAAAACAAGAAAGCCGGTTAATGGGAAATGGATCGAGGTAAAAGGTGCGTCAGAGAATAATCTTAAGAACATAGACGTTAAAATACCTATTGGCGTCATGACTTGTGTCACTGGAGTATCAGGCTCCGGCAAAAGTTCCCTTATTAATCAGATACTCTATAAATCACTTGCACATAGCCTTAATGGAGCCCGGGTCAGGCCGGGAGTTCACGACAGGATATCAGGACTTGAGTATCTTGATAAGGTCATTGAGATCGACCAAAATCCAATAGGAAGAACTCCCAGATCAAATCCTGCAACCTATACTGGCTTATTCGATCTTATCAGGGATGTATTTTCCATGACCAATGAAGCTAAAATAAGAGGGTACAATAAAGGCCGATTCAGCTTTAACGTCAAGGGCGGAAGATGCGAGGCATGCAAGGGAGATGGGATACTAAAGGTCGAGATGCATTTTCTTCCGGATGTATATGTACCTTGCGAGGTTTGTAAGGGCAAACGGTATAATAGGGAGACTCTGCAGGTAAAATATAAGGGAAAGACTATATCCGACGTTCTGGAAATGACAGTCGAGGAAGGACTTGAATTTTTCCAAAACCTTCCAAGATTAAAACGTAAACTCCAAACCCTTTATGACGTGGGACTTGGATATATCAAAATCGGTCAGCCATCAACTGAGCTGTCGGGAGGAGAGGCTCAGAGAGTTAAACTGGCAACCGAGCTCTCAAAAAAGGCGACAGGAAGGACTGTATATATCCTTGACGAGCCAACAACAGGACTTCACACAGCCGATATCCATAAACTTATAACAGTCCTTAATCAGTTGGTGGAAGGTGATAATACTGTGATCGTCATTGAACATAATCTTGACGTTATAAAGACTGCGGATTACGTTATCGACCTTGGGCCAGAGGGTGGAGACAGGGGAGGACAAGTAGTCATAACCGGTACGCCTGAGGAGGTAGCTGCCTTCGAGGAGTCCTATACAGGCAAGTTCCTGAAGGAGGCACTTAAGAAAGGATAGGTGAAGCAGAAGTGTGTGGAAGGTACGCCTTGGATGCGGATATCGATCTTTTGATCGAGCGGTACAAGGCCATAATAGCTGAAAAGGAAATCACAACCAAGAGTGAGATATTTCCAACTGACTTCCAACCCATTATTACAGAAAGTGACGGGCGGAATATTGAATTGGCCAAGTGGGGGTTTATGCCTCATTATGCGAAAAGGCCTTTGATAAATGCCCGTGGAGAGACAGTTCACGAAAAACCAACCTTCAGGAAATCATTCCTAAAAGGTAGGTGTCTGGTACCTGCGACCGCCTTTTTTGAATGGGAAGAAAAGGATAACAAAAAAATAAAAAGGAAGATTAGTGTAGAGGATGTAACCATTTTTTCTATGGCAGGACTGTACGAAGACTTTATTAGCAAGGAAGGAAATAGATTCAGGGCTTATACTATTCTCACTACCGATGCCAACACGCAAATGGCACTGATACATGACCGGATGCCTGTAATTCTATCACCGGAAGACGAAGATAAGTGGCTTGATCCCGGGCAAACAGATATTGGTAAGCTGAGAAAATTGATCATCCCTTCACCGCTTCACTTAATTATCGAATAAAAATCAAAAAAAGTATTGCAATTGTTAAACTCCAGGAATATAATGATTAACATATTAAATTTTACTGAAGGAGGTCTTAATCTTGATAGAAAAATATCTGATCAAGAGCCAACGGAAGTTTGGTTCAGTAGCTGTGGACAAGACTTCCAAAGGTCACAGGAGTTCCTCACTATTATAGCCAGGAAACTTAAATAATAGGAGGAATAAAAATGAATAATAAAAAAGCATTAGTAATGGCATTGGCAATGATGGTACTGGCACTGACAGGTTGCAGCGGTGGAAGTGGCGGCAACACTCCAGCTGAAAAATCCAAGCTTGAAGAAATAAAGGCTTCCGGCAAGATTGTACTTGGGACTGCAGCAGATTACCCGCCTTATGAGTTCCATAAGGAAATAAACGGTCAGGATCATATTGTGGGCTTCGACATCGAGATAGCAAAAGCTATAGCAGAGGAGATCGGAGTGGAACTGGAAATCGTGGATATGAAGTTTGAGGGGCTCTTACCTGCACTTGTTACTGATGACATTGATTTCATCATAGCAGGTATGGTAGCTACTGAAGAACGTAAGGAATCTGTTGATTTTTCAATACCTTATTACCAAGCCCAGCAAAGATTCGTAGTTAAGGCAGCAGATGCCGATACTCTTAAAACTCCGGAGGATTTTGCAGGCAAGAAAATAGGTGCACAGAAATCAACCATTCAGGAAAAAATTGCTATGGAGCAGTTCACTTCAGCTGAGTATATTGGGCTTAGTAAGATCACTGATCTTATACTTGAATTGAAGAATAGTAAGGTTGATGGAGTAATTCTGGTTGAGCCGGTAGCTAAAGCCTATGTTAAGCAAAATAGCGACCTTTTCCTCGCAGAGCAAGTGTTAGGCCAGGAAGATGGTGTTGCAGTGGCTGTCAATAAGGGGAATGAAGATTTCCTGGCAGAGATAGACAAAGTACTGCAAAAGCTGATAGACGAAGGTAAAATTGAGCAGTTCATAGCAGATGCTACTGAGCTGGCAGAAGAATAAGATATTCCCCGGCAAAAGAGAAGTTCTTCTCTTTTGCCTTTTTATGTATAAAAGGAGGCCTTTGTTTGGATATCTTTGATATAGAGTTTATAATGAAATATTACAAGTATTTTATAAGGGGAACCACGGTTACCTTGGGAGTAAGCTTCTTTGGAGTCATATTCGGAACTATAGTTGGGGTTCTTTTAAGCCTGATGAAGCTGTCTAACAACAAAATACTAAAAGGAGTTTCCACCTCATACATCGAGCTAGTAAGAGGTACTCCCCTTTTAGTACAGCTATATATAGTCTACTACGGATTTCCAATGTTTTTACCATTTGAGCTTAGCAGATTGACATTAGGTACCATAGCAGTGCTATTGAACAGCGCGGCCTATGTGGCTGAGATAATCCGTGCCGGGATCCAATCAATAGATAAGGGACAAATGGAGGCAGCCAGATCTTTAGGAATGCCATATGGGATGGCGATGAGGCACATAATAATTCCCCAAGCTTTTAAGAACATTCTCCCTGCACTTGGTAACGAGTTCATAGTTCTGATTAAGGAATCGGCGATCATATCGGTTGTGGGGATCCATGATATCATGTACAATGCTGATACATTGAGGGGTATAACCTATAAGCCATTCATACCTTTGGTATATGCGGCTTTGATTTATTTCGTTATAACATTCTCGCTGTCAAAGCTATTGGGAATTTTCGAAAGGAGGCTGCGTGCCGGTGATACAAACAATTAACCTAAATAAAAAGTTTGGCAGCCTTCATGTCCTTAAGGACATAAGTGAAATTATTAACGACGGCGAAGTAGTCGTCATAATAGGCCCCAGCGGTTCAGGCAAGAGCACCTTCCTTAGATGCCTGAACCTGCTTGAGGAGCCAACGAGCGGAGAGATACTACTTGATGGAGTCAATATAACTGATAAAAGCAATGACATAAACAAACAGCGTGAAAAGATGGGTATGGTATTCCAGCAATTCAATTTGTTCCCGCACAAGACAGTTATGGAGAATATCACCCTTGCTCCGATCCAGGTGAAAAGGATGTCCAAAGCCGATGCCGAGGGGATCGGATGGAGGCTCCTAAAAAGAATTGGGCTTGAGGAAAAGGCAGATTCCTACCCAAACCAGCTTTCAGGAGGTCAAAAACAACGTATTGCGATTATTAGAGCCTTGGCAATGAATCCTGAGGTCATGCTTTTCGATGAACCTACATCCGCGCTGGATCCCGAAATGGTCGGCGAAGTACTGGAGGTAATGAAGGAGCTTGCACGCGAGGGAATGACAATGGTAGTAGTCACTCATGAGATGGGCTTTGCCAAAGAGGTTGGCGACAGGGTGATATTCATGGACGAAGGTGTCATGCTTGAACAGGGGACGCCCAAGGAGCTTTTTAATGATCCAAAGAACCCTAGAACTCAGGATTTTTTAAGAAAAATTTTGGTATAAATTAAGCGATAAGTAATGAAAAACAGCTGTTAGTAGGTAGTAGACAGCAGGCAGCAAAATCTTAGATTCTTCGGCGAGCCTCAGAATGACAGCACTTTTGTCATCCCGAGCGTAGTCGAGGGATCTTTTCTTTCGGCAAGACAGGGTCGTCTGCCCCCATTGCCGCCGATCGCCTATCGCTAATTGCCTAATGCCTAACCCCATTCCCATAACTCCTTTCCCCTGGCGTTTTCCTGACCCTTATAGTATAATATCCTTGAATATTTCAGATCTGGAGGAAATTTGATGCTTTACGCAATGCTGGCGTTTTCGATATTGGCTGGGATCGACAAGCTGCTTAACAACAAATTTGGTTTGGGAGTCAAGTTCGACGAAGGTTTCAAGGCGATGGGAGGTCTTGCCCTAACCATAATCGGGATTTACAGCCTATCACCCATAATTGCATCAGCTGCAACTCCCATACTCCTGCCGTTGGCAAATCTGCTTCACACAGATCCATCAGTATTTATCGGCAGCATATTGGCAACAGACCTGGGAGCATATAATACAAGTCTGGAGATAGCCAGGAGCGAAAACATGGTAGCATTCAACGGAGTTATACTTGCATCCACTCTGGGAGCTACAATTTCCTTTTCGGTGCCTGTAGCAACCAACCTTATATCTGTAAGGGACTTCGAATACTTTGCAAAAGGGATCCTGGCAGGGATAGTAACTGTACCTGTCGGTATGGTGATTGCAGGCTTTATGTTGAAAATTTCAGCTGTTGAGGTCATTTTGAATCTACTTCCGGTGATAGTGTTTTCAGCACTTATAGCATATGGATTAATAAGGTTCCAGGATAAGATGGTATCTGTTTTTAGCATGGTTGGAAAGCTGGTTTTAGGCCTGAGTACATTTGGACTTCTCCTCAGCATTTACAGCTATTCAACAGGGCATGTGATAGTAGAGGGTATGCTGCCCTTGGAGGAAGCAGTAATGCTAGTATTCACGATTGCAGTTGTTTTATCTGGTGCTTATCCTATGCTGTACTTTTTGCAGAGGAGGCTATCAAGGGTGCTTAAGAGAGCATCAACAAGATTTGGACTTGATGAGTACTCGATACTTGGCCTATTTTCATCACTTGCCAGCTGTCTCCCTATGATGGGTGTTTATCATGAAATGAACTGGAAAGGCAAAATGCTGAACGCTGCATTTTCAGTTAGTGGGGCATTTGTTCTCGGTGGCCAGTTGGGCTATGTATCTTCGGTTTCACCGTCCTCAGTC
This region includes:
- the uvrB gene encoding excinuclease ABC subunit UvrB, coding for MNHFKIEAAYKPTGDQPEAVNALVEGLEKGLRDQVLMGVTGSGKTFTMANIIERVQRPTLVIAHNKTLAYQLASEFREYFPNSSVEYFVSYYDYYQPEAYVPQTDTYIEKDSSINDQIDKLRHSATMALFERRDVIIVASVSCIYGLGDPIDYENLVVSLRPGMQRDRDDVMRRLVDIQYMRNDINFVRGTFRVRGDTLEIFPASSAENTIRVEFFGDEIERISEVNYLTGEVLGYRTHVSIFPASHFATTDEKVQRALISIEKELEDRLRDLRDRDKLVEAQRLEQRTRYDLEMLREMGFCSGIENYSRHLSDRQAGSRPYTLIDYFPEDFLVIIDESHVTIPQIRGMYEGDRSRKTTLVEYGFRLPSALDNRPLKFDEFEKLVKQIVYVSATPGPYELERAQNMVEQIIRPTGLLDPVVEVRPTAHQIDDLLNEIRTVVTREERVLVTTLTKRMAEDLTDYLKEVGVKVTYLHSDIDTIERMEIIRDLRLGKHDVLVGINLLREGLDLPEVSLIAILDADKEGFLRSETSLIQTIGRAARNIQGRVIMYGDKITGSMERAISETNRRRQLQHEYNIKNNITPRSIVKGVRKIIEATLVAEDQPAYEGKLGREEIEAIISGLEAAMLKAAEALEFEKAADIRDKIIELRKSIRD
- the uvrA gene encoding excinuclease ABC subunit UvrA; the protein is MTKDKIVIRGAKVHNLKNISLELPREKFIVFTGLSGSGKSSLAFDTIYAEGQRRYVESLSSYARQFLGQMDKPDVEYIEGLSPSISIDQKTTSRNPRSTVGTVTEIYDFLRLLYARIGIPYCHICGKEITSQTVDQMVDKVMSLPERTRIQVLAPVIRGKKGEHVKLLEQIRKDGFMRLFIDGELMEIDSDIKLDKNKKHNIEVVVDRLIVREGIVGRLSDSLETALGLGDGLVMVDVIEGERLTFSQKLSCPDCGVSIEEISPRMFSFNSPFGMCPTCNGLGFHKEIDKELVLPNLNLSVNEGGVAPFSNSAEDTYYYQIFKTLAEDNGYDMDKPLSEAPPKFIDELLYGTKRNIKFTFLSHFDDEGRREYTGTFEGVINNLQRRYLETHSDYMRNKIEEYMAENPCPACKGKRLKDEVLAIRINGLNITESTELPVSKSIGFFSGLKLSDKEKHIAEQVLKEIKERLQFLMDVGLDYLTLARAAGSLSGGESQRIRLATQIGSSLVGVIYVLDEPSIGLHQRDNSMLLKTLRNLTDIGNTLIVVEHDEDTMYAADQIVDIGPGAGIHGGYIVAQGTVEDIKNNPNSITGSYLSGKLKIPVPKTRKPVNGKWIEVKGASENNLKNIDVKIPIGVMTCVTGVSGSGKSSLINQILYKSLAHSLNGARVRPGVHDRISGLEYLDKVIEIDQNPIGRTPRSNPATYTGLFDLIRDVFSMTNEAKIRGYNKGRFSFNVKGGRCEACKGDGILKVEMHFLPDVYVPCEVCKGKRYNRETLQVKYKGKTISDVLEMTVEEGLEFFQNLPRLKRKLQTLYDVGLGYIKIGQPSTELSGGEAQRVKLATELSKKATGRTVYILDEPTTGLHTADIHKLITVLNQLVEGDNTVIVIEHNLDVIKTADYVIDLGPEGGDRGGQVVITGTPEEVAAFEESYTGKFLKEALKKG
- a CDS encoding SOS response-associated peptidase, whose amino-acid sequence is MCGRYALDADIDLLIERYKAIIAEKEITTKSEIFPTDFQPIITESDGRNIELAKWGFMPHYAKRPLINARGETVHEKPTFRKSFLKGRCLVPATAFFEWEEKDNKKIKRKISVEDVTIFSMAGLYEDFISKEGNRFRAYTILTTDANTQMALIHDRMPVILSPEDEDKWLDPGQTDIGKLRKLIIPSPLHLIIE
- a CDS encoding transporter substrate-binding domain-containing protein; this encodes MNNKKALVMALAMMVLALTGCSGGSGGNTPAEKSKLEEIKASGKIVLGTAADYPPYEFHKEINGQDHIVGFDIEIAKAIAEEIGVELEIVDMKFEGLLPALVTDDIDFIIAGMVATEERKESVDFSIPYYQAQQRFVVKAADADTLKTPEDFAGKKIGAQKSTIQEKIAMEQFTSAEYIGLSKITDLILELKNSKVDGVILVEPVAKAYVKQNSDLFLAEQVLGQEDGVAVAVNKGNEDFLAEIDKVLQKLIDEGKIEQFIADATELAEE
- a CDS encoding amino acid ABC transporter permease — protein: MDIFDIEFIMKYYKYFIRGTTVTLGVSFFGVIFGTIVGVLLSLMKLSNNKILKGVSTSYIELVRGTPLLVQLYIVYYGFPMFLPFELSRLTLGTIAVLLNSAAYVAEIIRAGIQSIDKGQMEAARSLGMPYGMAMRHIIIPQAFKNILPALGNEFIVLIKESAIISVVGIHDIMYNADTLRGITYKPFIPLVYAALIYFVITFSLSKLLGIFERRLRAGDTNN
- a CDS encoding amino acid ABC transporter ATP-binding protein, producing the protein MIQTINLNKKFGSLHVLKDISEIINDGEVVVIIGPSGSGKSTFLRCLNLLEEPTSGEILLDGVNITDKSNDINKQREKMGMVFQQFNLFPHKTVMENITLAPIQVKRMSKADAEGIGWRLLKRIGLEEKADSYPNQLSGGQKQRIAIIRALAMNPEVMLFDEPTSALDPEMVGEVLEVMKELAREGMTMVVVTHEMGFAKEVGDRVIFMDEGVMLEQGTPKELFNDPKNPRTQDFLRKILV
- the eutH gene encoding ethanolamine utilization protein EutH — translated: MLYAMLAFSILAGIDKLLNNKFGLGVKFDEGFKAMGGLALTIIGIYSLSPIIASAATPILLPLANLLHTDPSVFIGSILATDLGAYNTSLEIARSENMVAFNGVILASTLGATISFSVPVATNLISVRDFEYFAKGILAGIVTVPVGMVIAGFMLKISAVEVILNLLPVIVFSALIAYGLIRFQDKMVSVFSMVGKLVLGLSTFGLLLSIYSYSTGHVIVEGMLPLEEAVMLVFTIAVVLSGAYPMLYFLQRRLSRVLKRASTRFGLDEYSILGLFSSLASCLPMMGVYHEMNWKGKMLNAAFSVSGAFVLGGQLGYVSSVSPSSVNAFIVSKLIAGISGMAVAGLLIKQESNKGGVRQHDN